The genomic DNA GAACGACTTAAGTTTAAAAACTAATCTAAATGCTGACTCTTGCAAATCTTCCAATTATTCCGGAGATCTCCCAGATTCTTTGGTACCTGCGTGGCCAGCTTGCTCCGTTTCACAGAGAGTCAAAAAATTATCGTGGGACGATGACGATAGGGTATCgtatcttttattataataaatatttagataTTTCAATGAATACATTTTACGTAGAACACAATTAATCTGAtttgttacaaataaaaatatcagtAGATGCTAGAACATAAGAAgaagataagaaaaaataactAAATTTCTCTAAGTACGAAATTATTAcgtgtaataatattttctctcTATTTTTTAGACAGTGGATAGCGTAGAAGTGGCAGCAGAAACAATGTCCAGAAACAGTCAGGTCGGAAACGAACGACTTAATCTCACCGTGTACTTTTAAATCACGCGAAAAATGAAAGACTGAGAAATAAAATGGTTTCAATGACTCCATCGTCtgtcaaacgaaaaaattaccaATAGACCACTTCGATAAATAATTCCTTTATAAATAGACACTATTAAAATGCGCTATATAATTGCCAGATACTGAATCAATTCAAATAgaatgtacatacaaaatgtatagagaattatactatatagttACAGACGAGTTGCATTAAACGATAATGCAAGTACGTTCTTTACTtatagttattttattaaagaaatgcaAACGTTAACAGGTTTTCTAATGTTCTAACGATGCTAACACctttaatttacatttaatccgaccaaaagaaatacagaaaattttctaaataaattaaacttaGCAGAGGAAAATTTTTCTCTGTGAAAAACGTTCGAATAACGGAGGCCAAGTTAAGAAAAGGACAAAGTTCCGTTTCACGCGAAAAACCGTGTCAGTAGGACGATCTGGAAGAAATCCGGCGTTCCTCGCGATTCTGCCTAAAAAGTATGTAAAAAGCaacaaaaaaatttcaaaacataCTTGAAAATcctcattttatatttaacatctaataattttttaaaactaCATTATGTAGCAGTTTTTCAAAGTTCTCGaatattttcgtttcatttttcattgtaTAATTTCTTATCAGCTATAGGTATTTCTAACGATTACAAAATTCGATATGGTTTACAAAAAAGCTAGTTAACTTTTACCTACAAGACGAAATTCGATTGAGATAATTAGTAGATAATTACAACTTGATTGAAATAAGAAGCAAATGAataagaagaaggaaaatttGTGGAAGAAGTAATCGCAAAAATACGAGGACACAGCCAAATCAaacgaagaaagtgactcatTCTTCCGAAGAGGAGAGAGAAAGTGCCCCGCAGAAGAGTGCACGAGCCTCAGCTCTCGATAGTTTTACGTGACTTCTGAACAGAAACGGATCGAACAGGTGAACAGCATTTAGGAGAAAACAAGAGTGGCATGATAATAACTAAGAGGTCGTTTTCATTTTATAGATATTACGTAAGTGAATTTTCTTTACTTACATTTTTTCTagtgtatataatatattattttttaatatatcttttatatatacgtatagcAGATGTAAGTATACATTAAAAATTGACAATTCTAGTAGTTAATGATTAAACTGCGGATGTTTACGCACTTTTGGGAAATTACTTAGAGATGTAAAAATCTACACAAtgaatataacatataaaaataaataaaatatccaatGCGAAAAATACTTAGTATAATgttaaatgtataatttaatattagtattaatattaaatatatttatttcgtctctatttctttaattatgttgataaaaatataaaattgagtAAATATCCACAagctattaataaataattcacttaagaaaataatcgtTCACACCgtcataatttatatataatatttatagaatatataaatacgattttctatttaattgtgagcgattaaaaattaattaaaatacgtTAAGCAAGAAACGATTTGCATGACGCAGTCAATCGTCCCGGCTACTTAAACTTTCTTAAGGAAAGTTAAAGATAGCCTTCACAGTCGAAATAAAAACGTCAATCCGTATTTCCGTATCCGTATTTTTCTTAATTCGTTCCCTACTTTCAGGTTTATCATGAAGCATAAAATGTCTCTTAGTCTATTTCTTCTCATAATTTTACAACTATGCCTCGGTATAGAAATTTCAGGTATGTGAAAAGAACTAAatcatttatataaatgaaaaaatgtcCTAACAAAATTATTCGTGTATTTTTAGGCGATATGTACTCGATATCTGCTCTAAATTCATCTAATGTTTCGATAATCAGACCACCAGAACTGTGGAGCGAGATTCTAGAAAATTGGATTGTTTCTGATTCGAAATTAACGAGGATGTCGAAGGTGATGAAACTAGGAGATAAGAGCCTAACTATAACGAGTAAAATATCGACGCCAAATAAACGAGAAGTCTCTGAAACCGACCTCTATCTACTCGGTAAAATTTTAGTgttaatgtaattattatccatccgtttaaaaattatataaattattctcCGTTATATCTAGGTGCGATAGAGAAGCTCGTCTATAGAGTGGATTTTCTAGAAAGTCGTCTCAGAAGAGCGGAAGAACTCCTGTATTATGTGATTTCCGGAAACATCAATAAAAAAGGTAAATTACAGTGTTTTtgcacaataatttataataatattaattaatattacaaattaccAGCTGCAAATTAtagattttttctttcataattTATCATAAAGtagaataattcaataatttgtaattttgtacAATTTACTTGTAACGCTTGTCTTACTATCAAACTTGTTAATATTATGCAACGATATTTATCAATACTGGTAACTTGTAACTTGTAGAATTTcgctaataatattagttcaATTGTGTAAAAGAGCTCAGGTTTCCTTCACTCTTTCTTTTCATTATAAATTCATTATCCTCTTCAGAGCCCTGCCCTACTAATTATACCAAAATTGGTCAAAACTGCTATCACTTTAGTAATCGTGATTTTGACTGGAAGTCATCAGCTAGTCTCTGCCGAGGAATGGGCGGCCATTTATTGGAATTCGACACGGAAGACGAAAAGCGCGATGTGTTAGCAGGCTTGCAAAcaaattctaaattaaaaGGGAAAACCTTTTGGACAGGGGGATTGAATCCAGGTCTTCTTTGGATTTGGGCTAGTAGTGCAAAACCAGTTTACCAAAATACTAAACAAACTGTCCCTGGTGATGGCAGGTAAATTTGTTTGTTAATTAGTtctgttaattaatattaatgattaATCGCACTTATCGtagttttaatatatatttgatactttcaaatatttgtaattctgTGATTGTATATTTAGGTGTTTAAAATTGTCTTACAATACAACGTCCAGATTATACTCTTATCAAAGTGATGATTGCGGCGCTAGACACAGATACGCTTGCAAATTATCAAAAGACGACGAATCAGcaaacaaaattgaaaaaactGCAAGGATGTTAATGAACGAATAGCATTAAGTA from Bombus huntii isolate Logan2020A chromosome 5, iyBomHunt1.1, whole genome shotgun sequence includes the following:
- the LOC126865438 gene encoding oxidized low-density lipoprotein receptor 1: MKHKMSLSLFLLIILQLCLGIEISGDMYSISALNSSNVSIIRPPELWSEILENWIVSDSKLTRMSKVMKLGDKSLTITSKISTPNKREVSETDLYLLGAIEKLVYRVDFLESRLRRAEELLYYVISGNINKKEPCPTNYTKIGQNCYHFSNRDFDWKSSASLCRGMGGHLLEFDTEDEKRDVLAGLQTNSKLKGKTFWTGGLNPGLLWIWASSAKPVYQNTKQTVPGDGRCLKLSYNTTSRLYSYQSDDCGARHRYACKLSKDDESANKIEKTARMLMNE